Proteins encoded together in one Kitasatospora albolonga window:
- a CDS encoding phosphodiesterase, whose translation MSVLGAWLSPRTATGSTGLRSRILLGVVCAAYSVGAAVGWGSPELARFMGDFGLAAAALVAAVSCFLYARVSPGRLRPAWLLFSVSSLMAACGNAVWGWYEVVLGVPVPTPSLADAFFLCFAPPAIVGLLVLAKRPVTRAGWVCLALDAWLIGGSLLTLAWSLALAHTAHMAGVEEASVGPAALSLAYPLLDIVLVSMVLALHFRRSGANRSAVNTAIAALALTVLSDAVFTSPLLRSTYHSGQLLDAGWFAGSLLLAYAPWGVRRAPGADRPAPPRTTSRPIAGSLAALTPYLAAAVCTLGILYNVVEGRRVDRVVVLTGCTVVLALVVRQGIMLLDNISLTQELAQKENHFRSLVQGSSDVIMIAAPSGTLRYVSPAAAGVYGRDAEDLVGSELSSIIHPDDLGRVVHEVRRFLAAPPHEQPTTRIECRFRSGTGDWLHAESTVNRHQGGLLLNSRDVTERVRLQAQLQHNAEHDPLTDLPNRALFTRRVRQALTGRRTGDSGTAVLFIDLDGFKAVNDTIGHQAGDELLIQAARRLQESVRAGDTAARLGGDEFAALIMGDGTRDQGAREYQVHEIADRLRLTLSQPYRIGASEVRVAASIGVAFAEPGITPTDLMRNADLAMYRAKAGGKDRVELYAPQMQADVVRRSELATRLRTALREGEFALLHQPVVHLASGSVAAVAAQARWRSTQGILFTPAEFLRVTGDDDRTAELGRWLLEEAVKQAADRARAGHPVAVSVRLSATRLLDKALPFGSIEALLTRHGLPSGALMIEVADSDPRISFDELEQRLVALRRLGVRIALDGFGSGFAAINALRRLPIDVLKLDRNLVEGVVESARLHKITSGLLRIACDLGLQSVADGVDVPEQVLALRSMGCTHGQGMAFSGPLDEYRLRRALVRGQFPVPGVPGPRTVMAGGSIPLLTGSHAETPVPPT comes from the coding sequence GTGAGCGTGCTGGGGGCCTGGCTCTCGCCCCGCACCGCCACCGGCTCCACGGGGCTGCGGTCCCGGATTCTGCTCGGCGTCGTCTGCGCCGCGTACTCCGTCGGCGCGGCCGTCGGCTGGGGCTCACCGGAACTGGCCCGCTTCATGGGGGACTTCGGCCTCGCCGCCGCTGCGCTGGTGGCCGCCGTCTCCTGCTTCCTCTACGCCCGGGTGAGCCCCGGCCGGCTCCGCCCGGCCTGGCTGCTGTTCTCGGTCTCCTCCCTCATGGCGGCCTGCGGGAACGCCGTCTGGGGGTGGTACGAGGTGGTGCTCGGCGTCCCCGTGCCCACCCCGTCGCTGGCCGACGCCTTCTTCCTCTGCTTCGCGCCACCCGCCATCGTCGGGCTGCTCGTCCTCGCCAAACGCCCCGTCACCCGGGCCGGATGGGTCTGCCTGGCCCTGGACGCCTGGCTGATCGGCGGCTCCCTGCTGACCCTCGCCTGGAGCCTCGCCCTCGCGCACACCGCGCACATGGCGGGCGTCGAGGAGGCCAGCGTGGGTCCGGCGGCGCTCTCGCTGGCCTATCCGCTGCTCGACATCGTGCTCGTCTCCATGGTGCTCGCGCTGCACTTCCGCCGCTCCGGGGCCAACCGCTCCGCCGTGAACACCGCCATCGCCGCCCTGGCGCTGACCGTCCTGAGCGACGCGGTGTTCACCTCGCCGCTGCTGCGCTCCACCTACCACTCGGGCCAGTTGCTCGACGCCGGGTGGTTCGCCGGTTCGCTGCTCCTCGCCTACGCCCCCTGGGGCGTACGCCGGGCGCCCGGCGCCGACCGCCCCGCGCCCCCGCGCACCACCAGCCGCCCGATCGCCGGGTCGCTGGCCGCGCTGACCCCGTATCTCGCCGCCGCCGTCTGCACGCTGGGCATCCTGTACAACGTGGTCGAGGGCCGCCGGGTGGACCGGGTCGTCGTCCTCACCGGCTGTACGGTCGTCCTCGCCCTGGTCGTCCGGCAGGGCATCATGCTGCTCGACAACATCTCCCTCACCCAGGAACTGGCCCAGAAGGAGAACCACTTCCGCTCCCTGGTGCAGGGCTCCAGCGACGTCATCATGATCGCCGCGCCCAGCGGCACCCTGCGCTACGTCAGCCCCGCCGCCGCCGGGGTCTACGGGCGCGACGCGGAGGATCTCGTCGGCTCCGAGCTCTCCTCGATCATCCACCCCGACGACCTCGGCCGGGTCGTCCACGAGGTGCGGCGCTTCCTCGCCGCACCACCGCACGAACAGCCCACCACCCGCATCGAGTGCCGCTTCCGCTCCGGCACCGGCGACTGGCTGCACGCCGAGTCCACCGTCAACCGGCACCAGGGCGGGCTGCTGCTCAACAGCCGGGACGTCACCGAACGGGTACGGCTCCAGGCCCAGTTGCAGCACAACGCCGAGCACGACCCGCTCACCGACCTGCCCAACCGGGCCCTGTTCACCCGCCGGGTCCGCCAGGCGCTCACCGGCCGCCGGACCGGGGACTCCGGCACCGCCGTGCTCTTCATCGACCTCGACGGCTTCAAGGCGGTCAACGACACCATCGGCCACCAGGCGGGCGACGAGCTCCTCATCCAGGCCGCCCGCCGCCTCCAGGAGTCCGTCCGGGCCGGGGACACGGCGGCGCGGCTCGGCGGCGACGAGTTCGCCGCCCTCATCATGGGCGACGGCACCCGCGACCAGGGCGCCCGGGAGTACCAGGTGCACGAGATCGCCGACCGGCTCCGCCTCACCCTCTCCCAGCCCTACCGGATCGGCGCCAGCGAGGTCCGGGTGGCCGCCTCCATCGGCGTCGCCTTCGCCGAGCCCGGCATCACCCCCACCGACCTCATGCGCAACGCGGACCTCGCGATGTACCGGGCCAAGGCCGGCGGCAAGGACCGCGTCGAGCTGTACGCCCCCCAGATGCAGGCCGACGTCGTACGCCGCTCCGAGCTCGCCACCCGGCTGCGCACGGCCCTGCGCGAGGGCGAGTTCGCCCTGCTCCACCAGCCCGTCGTCCACCTCGCCAGCGGCTCCGTCGCCGCCGTCGCCGCCCAGGCCCGGTGGCGCTCCACCCAGGGCATCCTGTTCACCCCCGCCGAGTTCCTCCGGGTCACCGGCGACGACGACCGCACCGCCGAGCTCGGCCGCTGGCTCCTGGAGGAGGCCGTCAAACAGGCCGCCGACCGGGCCAGGGCCGGGCACCCCGTCGCCGTCTCCGTACGGCTCTCCGCCACCCGGCTGCTGGACAAGGCCCTGCCCTTCGGCTCCATCGAGGCCCTGCTGACCCGGCACGGGCTGCCCTCGGGGGCCCTGATGATCGAGGTCGCCGACAGCGACCCCCGGATCTCCTTCGACGAGCTGGAGCAGCGCCTCGTGGCCCTGCGCCGCCTCGGCGTCCGGATCGCGCTCGACGGCTTCGGCAGCGGATTCGCCGCCATCAACGCGCTGCGCCGCCTCCCCATCGACGTACTCAAACTCGACCGGAACCTGGTCGAGGGGGTGGTCGAATCGGCCAGGCTGCACAAGATCACCAGCGGGCTGCTGCGGATCGCCTGCGACCTCGGCCTCCAGTCCGTCGCCGACGGGGTCGACGTCCCCGAGCAGGTCCTCGCGCTGCGCTCCATGGGCTGCACCCACGGCCAGGGAATGGCCTTCTCCGGCCCGCTCGACGAGTACCGGCTGCGCCGCGCCCTGGTGCGCGGCCAGTTCCCCGTGCCGGGCGTCCCCGGCCCCCGTACGGTGATGGCGGGCGGCTCGATCCCCCTGCTCACCGGATCACATGCTGAGACGCCCGTCCCACCCACTTGA
- a CDS encoding acetolactate synthase large subunit (acetolactate synthase large subunit; catalyzes the formation of 2-acetolactate from pyruvate), with the protein MPMTEQATGAHHPQPRARNGGQPSVTVEHVTGAQSLIRSLEEVGADTVFGIPGGAILPAYDPMMDSTRVRHVLVRHEQGAGHAATGYAQATGKVGVCMATSGPGATNLVTPIADAHMDSVPLVAITGQVASKAIGTDAFQEADICGITMPITKHNFLVTKAEDIPHTIAEAFHIAATGRPGPVLVDIAKDALQAKTTFSWPPTQDLPGYRPVTKPHAKQIREAAKLITQAKRPVLYVGGGVIKAGATAELKVLAELTGAPVTTTLMALGAFPDSHPLHVGMPGMHGAVTAVTALQKADLIVALGARFDDRVTGKLDSFAPYAKIVHADIDPAEIGKNRTADVPIVGDAREVLADLVQAVQAEHTEGHTGDYTAWWKDLNRWRDTYPLGYDLPEDGSLSPQQVIQRIGKLAPEGTIFAAGVGQHQMWASHFIDYEQPATWLNSGGAGTMGYAVPAAMGAKAGMPDRTVWAIDGDGCFQMTNQELTTCALNNIPIKVAIINNGALGMVRQWQTLFYNQRYSNTVLHAGPGSDGAPNKGTRVPDFVKLSEAMGCHAIRCEDPADLDKVIEEANSINDRPVVIDFIVHEDAMVWPMVAAGTSNDEVQAARGVRPDFGDNEDD; encoded by the coding sequence ATGCCGATGACCGAGCAGGCCACCGGGGCCCACCACCCGCAGCCGCGCGCCCGTAACGGCGGACAGCCGTCCGTCACCGTCGAACACGTCACGGGCGCGCAGTCCCTCATCCGCTCTCTCGAGGAAGTCGGCGCCGACACGGTATTCGGCATCCCCGGCGGCGCGATCCTCCCCGCCTACGACCCGATGATGGACTCCACCCGGGTCCGTCACGTCCTGGTCCGCCACGAGCAGGGCGCCGGCCACGCCGCCACCGGGTACGCGCAGGCCACCGGCAAGGTCGGCGTCTGCATGGCCACCTCGGGACCCGGCGCCACCAACCTGGTCACCCCGATCGCCGACGCGCACATGGACTCCGTGCCGCTCGTCGCGATCACCGGCCAGGTCGCCTCCAAGGCGATCGGCACCGACGCCTTCCAGGAAGCCGACATCTGCGGCATCACGATGCCGATCACCAAGCACAACTTCCTGGTCACCAAGGCCGAGGACATCCCGCACACCATCGCCGAGGCGTTCCACATCGCTGCCACCGGCCGCCCGGGCCCCGTCCTCGTCGACATCGCCAAGGACGCCCTCCAGGCGAAGACCACCTTCAGCTGGCCGCCCACCCAGGACCTGCCCGGCTACCGGCCCGTCACCAAGCCGCACGCCAAGCAGATCCGCGAGGCCGCCAAGCTGATCACCCAGGCCAAGCGCCCCGTGCTGTACGTCGGCGGCGGCGTCATCAAGGCCGGGGCCACCGCCGAGCTGAAGGTCCTCGCGGAGCTCACCGGAGCGCCCGTCACCACCACCCTGATGGCGCTCGGCGCCTTCCCCGACAGCCACCCGCTGCACGTGGGAATGCCCGGTATGCACGGTGCGGTCACCGCCGTCACCGCACTCCAGAAGGCCGACCTGATCGTCGCCCTCGGAGCCCGCTTCGACGACCGCGTCACCGGCAAGCTGGACAGCTTCGCCCCGTACGCCAAGATCGTCCACGCCGACATCGACCCCGCCGAGATCGGCAAGAACCGCACCGCCGACGTCCCGATCGTGGGCGACGCCCGCGAGGTCCTGGCCGACCTGGTCCAGGCCGTCCAGGCCGAGCACACCGAGGGCCACACCGGCGACTACACCGCGTGGTGGAAGGACCTCAACCGCTGGCGCGACACCTACCCGCTCGGCTACGACCTGCCCGAGGACGGCAGCCTCTCCCCGCAGCAGGTCATCCAGCGCATCGGCAAGCTCGCCCCCGAGGGCACGATCTTCGCGGCGGGCGTCGGCCAGCACCAGATGTGGGCCTCCCACTTCATCGACTACGAGCAGCCCGCCACCTGGCTCAACAGCGGCGGCGCCGGAACGATGGGGTACGCGGTCCCGGCCGCCATGGGCGCCAAGGCCGGGATGCCCGACCGCACGGTCTGGGCCATCGACGGCGACGGCTGCTTCCAGATGACCAACCAGGAACTGACCACCTGCGCGCTCAACAACATCCCGATCAAGGTCGCCATCATCAACAACGGTGCCCTCGGGATGGTCCGCCAGTGGCAGACCCTCTTCTACAACCAGCGCTACTCCAACACCGTCCTGCACGCCGGCCCCGGCTCCGACGGCGCCCCCAACAAGGGCACCCGCGTCCCGGACTTCGTCAAGCTCTCCGAGGCCATGGGCTGCCACGCCATCCGCTGCGAGGACCCGGCCGACCTGGACAAGGTCATCGAAGAGGCCAACTCCATCAACGACCGCCCCGTCGTGATCGACTTCATCGTCCACGAGGACGCCATGGTCTGGCCGATGGTCGCCGCGGGCACCTCCAACGACGAGGTCCAGGCCGCACGCGGCGTCCGCCCCGACTTCGGCGACAACGAAGACGACTGA
- a CDS encoding acetolactate synthase small subunit, producing MSEKHTLSVLVENKPGVLARITALFSRRGFNIDSLAVGTTEHPDISRITIVVNVEDLPLEQVTKQLNKLVNVLKIVELEPAAAIQRELVLVKVRADSETRSQIVEIVQLFRAKTVDVSPEAVTIEATGGADKLEAMLKMLEQYGIKELVQSGTIAIGRGSRSITDRSLRALDRSA from the coding sequence ATGTCCGAAAAGCACACGCTCTCCGTCCTGGTCGAGAACAAGCCCGGTGTCCTCGCCCGGATCACCGCCCTGTTCTCCCGACGCGGCTTCAACATCGACTCGCTCGCCGTCGGCACCACCGAACACCCCGACATCTCCCGCATCACCATCGTCGTGAATGTCGAGGACCTGCCCCTGGAGCAGGTGACCAAGCAGCTCAACAAGCTGGTCAACGTCCTGAAGATCGTCGAACTCGAGCCCGCCGCCGCGATCCAGCGGGAGCTCGTCCTGGTGAAGGTCCGCGCCGACAGCGAGACCCGCTCCCAGATCGTCGAGATCGTCCAGCTGTTCCGCGCCAAGACCGTCGACGTCTCCCCGGAGGCCGTCACGATCGAGGCGACCGGAGGGGCCGACAAGCTGGAGGCGATGCTCAAGATGCTGGAGCAGTACGGCATCAAGGAGCTCGTCCAGTCCGGCACCATCGCCATAGGGCGAGGCTCGCGCTCCATCACCGACCGGTCCCTGCGCGCCCTCGACCGCTCGGCCTAG
- a CDS encoding ketol-acid reductoisomerase, with amino-acid sequence MAELFYDDDADLSIIQGRKVAVLGYGSQGHAHALSLRDSGVDVRVGLHEGSKSKAKAEEQGLRVVTPSEAAAEADVIMILVPDPIQAQVYEESVKDNLKDGDALFFGHGLNIRFGFIKPPANVDVCMVAPKGPGHLVRRQYEEGRGVPCIVAVEQDASGKGLELALSYAKGIGGTRAGVIKTTFTEETETDLFGEQAVLCGGTAALVKAGFETLTEAGYQPEIAYFECLHELKLIVDLMYEGGLEKMRWSISETAEWGDYVTGPRIITDATKAEMKKVLAEIQDGTFAKNWMAEYHNGLPKYNEYKKADSDHLLETTGRELRKLMSWVNDEEA; translated from the coding sequence GTGGCCGAGCTGTTCTACGACGACGATGCCGACCTGTCCATCATCCAGGGCCGCAAGGTCGCGGTTCTCGGTTACGGCAGCCAGGGCCACGCCCACGCGCTGTCGCTCCGTGACTCCGGCGTCGACGTCCGCGTCGGTCTGCACGAGGGCTCGAAGTCCAAGGCCAAGGCCGAGGAGCAGGGCCTGCGCGTGGTGACCCCGTCCGAGGCCGCCGCCGAGGCCGACGTCATCATGATCCTCGTCCCGGACCCGATCCAGGCCCAGGTCTACGAGGAGTCCGTCAAGGACAACCTCAAGGACGGCGACGCGCTGTTCTTCGGCCACGGCCTGAACATCCGGTTCGGCTTCATCAAGCCCCCGGCCAACGTCGACGTGTGCATGGTCGCCCCCAAGGGCCCCGGCCACCTGGTCCGCCGCCAGTACGAGGAGGGCCGCGGCGTCCCCTGCATCGTGGCCGTCGAGCAGGACGCCTCGGGCAAGGGCCTGGAGCTGGCCCTGTCGTACGCCAAGGGCATCGGCGGCACGCGCGCCGGCGTCATCAAGACCACCTTCACCGAGGAGACCGAGACCGACCTCTTCGGTGAGCAGGCCGTCCTCTGCGGTGGCACCGCCGCCCTGGTCAAGGCCGGTTTCGAGACGCTGACCGAGGCGGGCTACCAGCCCGAGATCGCGTACTTCGAGTGCCTGCACGAGCTGAAGCTCATCGTCGACCTCATGTACGAGGGCGGCCTGGAGAAGATGCGCTGGTCCATCTCGGAGACCGCCGAGTGGGGCGACTACGTCACCGGCCCGCGGATCATCACCGACGCCACCAAGGCCGAGATGAAGAAGGTCCTCGCCGAGATCCAGGACGGCACCTTCGCCAAGAACTGGATGGCCGAGTACCACAACGGCCTGCCCAAGTACAACGAGTACAAGAAGGCCGACAGCGACCACCTGCTGGAGACCACGGGCCGTGAGCTGCGCAAGCTCATGAGCTGGGTGAACGACGAAGAGGCGTAG
- a CDS encoding phosphoglycerate dehydrogenase: MSSKPVVLIAEELSPATVDALGPDFEIRHCNGADRAELLPAIADVDAILVRSATKVDAEAIAAAKKLRVVARAGVGLDNVDVSAATKAGVMVVNAPTSNIVTAAELACGLLVATARNIPQANTALKNGEWKRSKYTGVELSEKVLGVVGLGRIGVLVAQRMSAFGMKIVAYDPYVQPARAAQMGVKLLSLDELLEVADFITVHLPKTPETLGLIGDEALHKVKPSVRIVNAARGGIVDEEALYSALKEGRVAGAGLDVYAKEPCTDSPLFQFDQVVCTPHLGASTDEAQEKAGIAVAKSVRLALAGELVPDAVNVQGGVIAEDVRPGLPLAEKLGRIFTALAGEVAARLDVEVYGEITQHDVKVLELSALKGVFEDVVDETVSYVNAPLFAQERGVEVRLTTSSESPDHRNVVTVRGTLASGEEVAVSGTLAGPKNLQKIVAIGEHDVDLALADHMVVLRYQDRPGVVGAVGKILGEAGLNIAGMQVSRAAEGGEALVVLTVDETVPQAVLTEIADEIGASSARSVNLTD, translated from the coding sequence GTGAGCTCGAAGCCTGTCGTACTCATCGCTGAAGAGCTGTCGCCCGCCACGGTCGACGCTCTGGGTCCGGATTTCGAGATCCGGCACTGCAACGGCGCGGACCGCGCCGAGCTGCTCCCCGCGATCGCCGATGTCGACGCCATCCTGGTGCGTTCCGCCACGAAGGTCGACGCCGAGGCCATCGCCGCCGCGAAGAAGCTCCGGGTCGTGGCCCGGGCCGGTGTCGGTCTGGACAACGTGGACGTCTCCGCCGCCACCAAGGCCGGTGTGATGGTCGTCAACGCCCCGACCTCCAACATCGTGACCGCCGCCGAGCTGGCCTGCGGTCTGCTGGTCGCCACCGCGCGCAACATCCCGCAGGCCAACACCGCCCTGAAGAACGGCGAGTGGAAGCGCTCCAAGTACACCGGGGTCGAGCTCAGCGAGAAGGTCCTCGGCGTCGTCGGCCTCGGCCGCATCGGCGTCCTGGTCGCCCAGCGCATGTCGGCCTTCGGCATGAAGATCGTCGCCTACGACCCCTACGTCCAGCCCGCCCGCGCCGCGCAGATGGGCGTCAAGCTCCTCAGCCTGGACGAGCTGCTGGAGGTCGCCGACTTCATCACCGTGCACCTGCCGAAGACGCCCGAGACCCTCGGTCTCATCGGGGACGAGGCGCTGCACAAGGTGAAGCCCTCGGTCCGCATCGTCAACGCCGCGCGCGGCGGCATCGTGGACGAGGAGGCGCTGTACTCCGCCCTCAAGGAGGGCCGCGTCGCGGGCGCCGGGCTCGATGTGTACGCCAAGGAGCCCTGCACGGACTCCCCGCTCTTCCAGTTCGACCAGGTCGTCTGCACCCCGCACCTCGGCGCCTCCACCGACGAGGCCCAGGAGAAGGCGGGCATCGCGGTCGCCAAGTCCGTCCGCCTCGCCCTCGCCGGTGAGCTGGTCCCGGACGCGGTCAACGTCCAGGGCGGCGTCATCGCCGAGGACGTACGCCCCGGTCTGCCGCTCGCCGAGAAGCTCGGCCGGATCTTCACCGCGCTCGCGGGCGAGGTCGCGGCCCGGCTCGACGTCGAGGTGTACGGCGAGATCACCCAGCACGACGTCAAGGTGCTGGAGCTCTCGGCGCTCAAGGGTGTCTTCGAGGACGTCGTCGACGAGACCGTCTCCTACGTCAACGCCCCGCTCTTCGCCCAGGAGCGCGGGGTCGAGGTCCGCCTCACCACCAGCTCCGAGTCGCCCGACCACCGCAACGTGGTCACCGTGCGCGGCACGCTCGCGAGCGGCGAGGAGGTCGCGGTCTCCGGCACGCTGGCGGGCCCGAAGAACCTCCAGAAGATCGTCGCCATCGGCGAGCACGACGTGGACCTGGCGCTCGCCGACCACATGGTCGTCCTGCGCTACCAGGACCGGCCCGGTGTGGTCGGCGCGGTCGGCAAGATCCTCGGCGAGGCCGGGCTCAACATCGCGGGCATGCAGGTCTCGCGCGCGGCGGAGGGCGGCGAGGCCCTGGTCGTCCTCACCGTCGACGAGACCGTCCCGCAGGCGGTGCTGACCGAGATCGCCGACGAGATCGGCGCCTCCTCGGCCCGCTCGGTGAACCTCACCGACTGA